Proteins encoded within one genomic window of Triticum dicoccoides isolate Atlit2015 ecotype Zavitan unplaced genomic scaffold, WEW_v2.0 scaffold12862, whole genome shotgun sequence:
- the LOC119343458 gene encoding uncharacterized protein LOC119343458, with product MENSKEFADKLFWICRGRGTLSRMKALTRIGSERWNMNIDGMLTEDEVKKVATQMITEKTTAGPFDRPCHSKSSLVQFATTKIRGLVVCKGGYLRGGCHPDWNLIQSISLSEVSY from the exons ATGGAGAACTCCAAGGAGTTTGCTGACAAGCTGTTCTGGATATGTCGAGGCAGAGGAACATTGAGCCGGATGAAGGCATTAACAAGGATCGGCTCAGAGAG GTGGAACATGAACATTGATGGGATGCTCACAGAAGATGAGGTCAAGAAGGTGGCTACGCAAATGATCACAGAGAAGACTACTGCTG GGCCTTTTGATCGACCATGCCATTCAAAAAGCTCTTTAGTGCAGTTTGCAACAACAAAAATCAGAGGATTGGTCGTTTGTAAGGGTGGATATCTCAGAGGTGGCTGCCACCCGGATTGGAATTTAATTCAATCTATTTCCCTTTCTGAAGTTTCATAC